A region of Sugiyamaella lignohabitans strain CBS 10342 chromosome A, complete sequence DNA encodes the following proteins:
- the BNA7 gene encoding arylformamidase (Formylkynurenine formamidase; involved in the de novo biosynthesis of NAD from tryptophan via kynurenine; GO_component: GO:0005575 - cellular_component [Evidence ND]; GO_function: GO:0004061 - arylformamidase activity [Evidence IEA,IEA,IEA]; GO_function: GO:0004061 - arylformamidase activity [Evidence IDA] [PMID 18205391]; GO_function: GO:0016787 - hydrolase activity [Evidence IEA,IEA]; GO_process: GO:0034354 - 'de novo' NAD biosynthetic process from tryptophan [Evidence IEA]; GO_process: GO:0009435 - NAD biosynthetic process [Evidence IDA] [PMID 18205391]; GO_process: GO:0008152 - metabolic process [Evidence IEA]; GO_process: GO:0006569 - tryptophan catabolic process [Evidence IEA,IEA]; GO_process: GO:0019441 - tryptophan catabolic process to kynurenine [Evidence IEA,IEA]), which produces MSDFTSVFSKTQYGAHERQVIGIWRNSDLNVTGRWVVFIHGGAWRDPRNTYEDGEHLANGLLDGQISRSMDGVASIDYRLSPDVKHPSHIEDILLALKFITASFEVSEYILVGHSAGAFLSFQVLTQWPALNNTAKISVTIGVEGIYNLPYMIEEHSSYEGFVSEAFGNDPDDWEKASPIGTSFRWQRSKQDLVETAEVSLVTYDGTIVLVHSPEDELLGIDFQPKFAKKHLQLVTGNEVTVCEELARGSHDAVYVSDLLVTIVKKYIGLQLHNSCKT; this is translated from the coding sequence ATGTCTGACTTCACCTCAGTATTCTCAAAAACACAGTATGGAGCGCACGAGCGCCAAGTTATCGGAATTTGGAGGAATTCTGACTTGAATGTGACTGGCCGATGGGTGGTGTTCATACATGGCGGGGCCTGGAGGGACCCACGTAATACTTACGAGGATGGCGAACACTTGGCCAATGGATTGCTGGATGGCCAGATTTCAAGGAGCATGGATGGTGTCGCTTCAATAGACTACAGATTATCACCGGACGTAAAGCATCCTTCTCACATAGAGGACATTCTTTTGGCTCTAAAGTTTATAACAGCTTCTTTCGAGGTATCGGAATATATTCTTGTTGGACATTCCGCAGGGGCATTTTTATCATTTCAAGTTCTAACTCAATGGCCAGCCTTGAATAATACAGCTAAAATCTCTGTGACTATTGGTGTTGAAGGTATTTATAATCTGCCCTACATGATTGAAGAGCATTCCTCCTATGAAGGATTTGTATCTGAAGCATTTGGAAACGACCCTGACGACTGGGAAAAAGCTAGCCCGATTGGTACCAGCTTTCGATGGCAGAGGTCAAAACAAGATCTTGTAGAGACTGCTGAAGTCTCATTGGTAACTTATGACGGAACAATCGTTCTTGTGCATTCCCCTGAGGATGAACTACTGGGAATCGATTTTCAGCCAAAGTTTGCCAAAAAACATCTCCAACTTGTTACAGGGAACGAAGTCACCGTATGTGAAGAACTTGCACGTGGCTCACATGACGCCGTTTATGTTAGTGACTTATTAGTCACAATTgtgaaaaaatatataggATTGCAACTACACAACTCATGTAAAACTTaa